Within the Garra rufa chromosome 16, GarRuf1.0, whole genome shotgun sequence genome, the region GATTGTGCAGATCGATCAATCAAGTCATTTCCAACACAAGACATTTAGTCCTtgcctgacttttttttcccgtCTGTTCTTCAGATCTCAACTCTTTCCAGCAGACTTCAAAGTGGATAGATGATGTCAGAACAGAGCGAGGAAGTGATGTCATTATCATGTTGGTTGGCAACAAAACAGACTTGGCTGATAAAAGGTACAGAAACTGGAGGAGTTTGATGAACACATCCTTTGTTCGTCCATCGTTTTAAGTTATTTTTGTGTTCAGTTTTCTCCttgtcatttatttaaatattacgtTGAGTAATTTGTGCCATTGTTTGCTTTTCTGTTTGATCATATTTTCTCCTGTgttgattttatttttgattttccATTACTACTTTTGTTTTTCATATCCATTCTAATTTGAACTGTGTCCTGCACTATGGACTATGGCAGGCAAGTGTCAGTAGAGGCAGCAGAGAAAAAAGCACGGGAACTGGGTGTGATGTACATAGAGACCAGCGCCAAAGCTGGTTATAACGTCAAACAGGTGGGTGAAACGATAGAGCTGTAGTGCAGACCTAAGGTTTCTTATTTATGTAACAGAATCGGTGGCATATTGTTGACTTCCATggaaaataattttgactcagCCTTTCAGGTTATAAAAATGAGCTAAACACAcaggcccggtttcccagacagggcttagactaagccaggattagaccatagttcaattaggacatttaagtaatttttataaacatgcttagaaaaaaacattactggtgtgcatcttgagacaaaacaaaggcactgatatattttaaaatcaatcagtgcaattttatttcagttgatacacctcagacttacattttagtctaggactaggcttaagccttgtttgCGAAACCGGGCCACAATGTTTAAAATAGGATACTGTTGTATTTTGAAAGTATAACATGAGCAAAAGGGTCCACTGTCACTAGTGTAGAATAGGGTGCAAAATATCACTGTAACGAAATCTATCACAATGTAGTAATtgttgctttaaataaggtctttatgataCTAGCCTAAATGAATAACTCAAGCTCACTtaagacaagtaaacagtcagtgattaaataaaaataaggaaCTAATTGCAAACAATAGGacaaaaaaaactacagtagaacaaataaataagaaattactcacacctttgtcatccaagatgttcatgtctttctttcttgagtcataaagaatttttttttttttgatgaaaacattttaggatttctctccatatggtcttctatggtgcctgtgagtttgaacggCTTCAacgggctctaaacaatcccagccaaggaagaagggtcttatctagcggaactatcagttattttctaaaaaaaaaaaaatacaatttatatactttttaacctcaaatgcttgtcttgtctagctctgtgtgtgctCTGTGTATTCCCGTTTAAGACAGTTATGGTGTGTCAAAacactcattttctcctctaatttCAAAATTGTTCTACATCATTGCataagtaccaacccagtgtttataaagtgaacaCGCGAAgaaagtaaaacagcgatgtagggcaattttgtagttggaggagaaaattggATGGGCGTTTTTTGATCTAACCTACCTgttttgaactggaatacacagagctagacaagacgagcatttgaggttaaaaattatacaaattgtCAATGTAAATTTAGTTTAAATTTAGTTTCcctattttggaagttcaaactcatgggcaccatagaagtccactatatgcagagaaatcctgaaatgttttctttaaaaaacataatttctttatgactgaagaaagaaagacagacatgaacatcttggatgacaaggtagtgagtaaattatatgtacatttttgttctggaagtgaacttctcctttaaaactaTATTTCTTCTCGTTAaggttacaaaagtgatttaatcAAGAGCAGTTAGAGATTTTCTttattgttgtttgattaacacgaatgacagacagcaggaatattagactgctgtcactttaagagccgcccggatccaatatactgttacacactgttttctttctcagctgtttcctTTTACcaaagacctaaattactgtttaTGAGTATACTTGCAAAGCTGGGCATTTTGACATATGAAAGTATGTGTATTTATCCGCTCAAGGTCTATAAAGTAAATAACTCGGGTTAATACTCCTGTGCTCTAATCAACACTGTCTTCACGTGCTAACCTCTCTGACAGCATTTAAAAACAGTCTCTCAGACAGTGCGTGCATATAGCAAAATGAGTTTTCTTTCTTATAACAACTTGTTTTAAACTTAAAAACGGGTGCAAACGATAAGTTTTCGTGACCACGTAGCACAGCATTGCTCAACACATGAGCATGTAACTGCGATAGAGACGATAGTCGAAAATCTTTACCAGTTAACAAATTTCTACCAGTTAATCAGATGTACAGGTATATTGCCCAGATGAACTGCTTACACAGGTCATTTTTTCAGGTCAAATTATGTGATTATCTTGAACCCGATGCACAATCTACATAGGGAAATTTTCACCCTCACTCAGAACTCACATTAGActattttaaacactttttttgtgaAAGAATGTCCAGCCCTGTCAGTTGTAACCTGCCCAAGGAAACCAAAATGAAAGATGGAAGGAATTTGACATTAACACCCACACGGATTCTGCCGCCACAGAATTCAGCAGACAGCTCTGCAGATTTCTAATGAATTGAAATGCATGTCATTCACAAAGTCTTTACATCTCCTACCTTTTGTGTGtccttttattaaaaaatgtccacGTTGATTTATGTTTTCAGCTAACAAATAAATGTCTAGCTCAGTTTAACACATTTTACCATATCTAAAGCCTTTCTGCAGATGTTTACCTTCAAATGCAGAAGATTCTGTGTTAATCTGGGCATAACTATCTTTAAAAGCGCTGTAAAAATGTCCAGAGTCAAAATTATTCTCTGTAGGAAGTTGATCAAATTTTATAAAAAGGCCTCGGATGTAGTGTAggaatattaaaggagtagtttacctAGGTCTtatcacccttgtgtcgttccaaacatgtTTAACTTATTCTTCTGAGGAACTCAAAAGAAGACATTTAGCAAAATGTCTGTGTTGCTTTTTCTGTATTATAGAAGTGGATGAAAAGGAGTTTGGACATTCTTCTATTATTCTTTGTGACttaggtcccactttatattaggtggccttaactactatgtacttacttACATTTACATTGTATGACTTACATTAAtcatacaatgcacttattgtgtacatacatgtttttactttGTAGTTGTATTGAAAAAATACATggatgtaattacatctgtaattaaatTTATAATTACACTCTTGATTAATCCCTTACTCATTagcccacccttaaacctacttATACAATCAAACCTGTCTCTAACCTTACccgtatcccacctcaatagcagcaaaagtaTTAGCAATGCAATATGAATACAATAAGTATATTGTGCTTCTTTTTTGATGCAagtacactagcagtcaaaagttttcaaacagcaagattttcaatgttttttaagtCACAGagtgtgtttatttgatccaacaaaagcaaagacagtaaaatatttgaaatattttttctatttaaaactgttttctatttgaatatatttaaaaaatgtaatttattcctgtgatttcaaagctgaatttttagcatgattactccagtcacacaattcttcagaaatcactctagtattctgatttgctgctcaaaaaatatttattatgttgaaaagagtggagtagatttttttttttttttttttttttttttgtcaagtttctttgataaatagaacgtttggaagaatagcatttatctaaaatggaaatcttttgtaacattatattatgtcttttgatcaatttaaagcatccttgctaaataaagtatttctttaatttctttattttcttaAGCGCTGAAAAAAGTGCTGAAAAACGCTGGTCTTTGGCTCTTCATCttgctatttatcaaagaatcctgaaaaaatggactctgttttaaatattgatgacagtaaacggcatattagaatgatttctgaaagctCATGTGAtgaatgaagactggagtaatgatgcaagaaatgtagctttgatcacaggaataaattacattttaaaatatgttcaaatagaaaaacattttaaacagaaaaaaatatttcaaaattgtactgtttctgCTGTTCCTCacatcaaataaacgcaggcttggtgaggagaagagacttaaaaaacagaaaagagagaaaatcttactgttccaaaacttttgactggtagtgtacatagtaCTTAAGACcatctaatataaagtgggaccgttACTCTTTCATGTTCCAAAGAAGAATTTAATCAAACAGGCTTGagacaacatgaggatgagtaaatgatgacagaatattaaTTGCTGGGTGAACTGTCTCTATAAGCCGCAAACAAACGAGGGATATTATAATGCCCCAAGTGCCAATGACATTATCATCAATTCCCTTAAGAgggtgttcattttttttttgtttgttgttgattGTAAATAGCCTTTTGTTGAACTGCAGTGCAGTGATCTCTTTTCAGTGTTACGATTTCAGCCATTCCTCAACTTTTCAACCTGTGACGGGGTCCTATCAAAACACTAATTCCTCTTTTTCCCCTATTACTAATGTGAACCTCAGTTAGTCTCTGTCTCTTTTCTCTTCTTCTTGATGCAGTTCTTTTGTCTGTCTGTATTTCTTTCCTTCCCCCCTCCCTGCTCCGGTCGAGCAGACAGATTACCACGGAGGAGGGCGAGCAGAGGGCAAAGGAACTGAATGTCATGTTCATTGAAACCAGCGCAAAGACTGGCTACAATGTCAAACAGGTAGAATCACTGAGAAGCGAGGACAGCCCAGCCCTACCTTCCCTTCACTATTCTATCTTGTACTTCCGTTGGTTTCTGTCTTTCTCTGCCTCACCCATCGTTAGCCATTCTGCCCCCGCCTCACGTTCACAGGTGTCCTGTGCCATTGGGCTGCTCTTTTGTGTTTGCGTTTTGTTTCTTTTGCTTGAAGTGCTCCTCATGTTTTGTGTCACAGATGTCCTTTGCATGTTGACCAAGCGTCGCTAGAATGATTCTTCTTCATGTGCTTTGTTGTAGCACCACTTGCAATTCACAGACTGGATGTGGACATTTCATTCGTGCATTGTGCTTTTTATAAGCATACTGtattacttttttgtcataatgtcTAGAACATGGAGGCTCTTTAAATAGTTTAAATTGGGGAGACCAGGGCTAGTTTCACATGAGGAAGTGCAAGtgctacactaccattcaaaagcgtggggttctaaaacttttttttttttcagtgattcattaaattgattaagaaaaaaataacagtaaagacatttgcaGTTCCACAAAATACAacagtggccaaaattattagaacactagtattttcaagCTAAAAATTGATTTAAGTTGGGTATTTCTATCTTTTTCTGCActatcagtaggaaatatcagtttactttTTCAGAAATTcaatttgccattaattgtaataatccagtgagatctCTGTcgcagtttgttctgtttcttcatgtcactcCAGACAGACTTGgataatgatgagatcagatctctgtgtggagcactgactTGTCAgtttccttgtgcaaacaaaaatctcaatggattattacaattattggcaaaatgaatgtttggaaatgtaaactgatattacCTACTGACAAAAGACagatcatgacactgaagactggagtaatgttgctgaaaattcagttttgttacgacaggaataaattaaattttaaccaAACTTAACATTAAGATTTTGAGTCAGATCTCCAAGTCAGCAAATGCTTGCGTTATCTAGCAGTGGTTTAATATGTGCATTTCAAACATTTCTTTCAAATCCTCTTAAATTagaattattttttgttttatgtctAATAGCTGTTGTGTgagtaaaacaaaaaaagtttcgGTATTAAAGTGCATTatcttttaatgtattttatacaTTACAATTTGATACAGCTTTATTACAGTATAACTTTTTTTTGGTATTCTGTATTTTTGCGGTTTGCAACTTTCATTTTTTACATAGttgttttactattttaaatatattagaaACTAGGTTTTTCAGCTTGTTTTGTGACAATTTACCCCATATAGTGTGACAACATGCCAGAAAATATTCACAAAATGTCAAATGTGTGTTCAATTAACTGCAGATTTTTTTTATCTATAATATCAgtggaaatatttttttatatcctAAGATTGTAGGGTATATTTTTTCAATAATCATCCATCAAAAGAGAATATTGACTAGCCCCAGTCTCCCCTACTAGTAAGATATTTTGGATtatattaaagagatagttctgtcattaattacttaccctcatgttgttccaaacccgtaactccttcgttcatcttcagaacacaaattaagatatttttgatgaaatcagagagctttctgaccctgcatagacagcaatgcaactaccacattcaaggcccagaaaggcagtaaggacattaatataatagtgacatcagtggttcaaatttGAAGCTACTAGagtactttttgtatgcaaagaaaaaaaaacattcaacattgtcttctcttctgtgtcagtcttcgacaagTGTTCACAAGACTACACTAATTTTATGTGGACTATTTTGACAATGCCCATACTACCTTCCTATGCTTTGAACATAgtagttgtattgctgtctatgcagggtcagaaagctcttggatttaatcagaaatatcctaatttgtgttccaaatatgatcgaaggtcttatgggtttgaaacaacatgagaatGAGCAAtgaatgacacaattttcatttttgggtgaactatccctttaaacctgCATTGATTTCTGTACATTTGGCCCAAGCATCAGAGTTTTCACCTAATGAGCTTTCTTTTGTTTTCCAGCTGTTTCGTCGTGTTGCTGCTGCTCTGCCTGGAATGGATAGTACACCAGAGAAAAGCAAAGAGGACAGTATCCTTTACATGCACAGTAAATTGCTTCTGACAAATATGACATCACTCGCATTAAAATGTCAGAATCAGTTGGTCCGCTTCAGCTGATAGAAGGAGATCACAcgccaggattttttttttctttttcatgatTTAAACCAAAACAGAAATGATAAAATGATTAATCCAGTGTACTtattcaaatgtgaccctggacaacaaaaccagtcataaataaaTTTTGTGGTAAAATTGAGATTtctacatcagtggaaagcttatttattcaactttcagatgatgtatggtttgttaggatagtatttggccgagatacaactatttgaaagtctggaatctgagggtgcaaaaaaatagagaaaatcgcctttaaagttgtccaaattaagttaatAGCAACAGGGTTTGTaaaaggtgcttaaagtgcttgaagtacttgaatttgacattttttgaaatttaagTCCTGGAAAACCTTTGAatatagcaatattcctgaagggGTACttggaaagtgcttgaattttttttaaaagataataaatctatgaaataagtgtttaattttgtcaataagcacaCATCTTTTCACGCAAAATTCACACAGTTATTCAATC harbors:
- the rab41 gene encoding ras-related protein Rab-41 isoform X4 is translated as MSTTTGGGEFGNPLRKFKLVFLGEQSVGKTSLITRFMYDSFDNTYQATIGIDFLSKTMYLEDRTIRLQLWDTAGQERFRSLIPSYIRDSAAAVVVYDIANLNSFQQTSKWIDDVRTERGSDVIIMLVGNKTDLADKRQVSVEAAEKKARELGVMYIETSAKAGYNVKQLFRRVAAALPGMDSTPEKSKEDSILYMHSKLLLTNMTSLALKCQNQLVRFS
- the rab41 gene encoding ras-related protein Rab-41 isoform X3; the protein is MSTTTGGGEFGNPLRKFKLVFLGEQSVGKTSLITRFMYDSFDNTYQATIGIDFLSKTMYLEDRTIRLQLWDTAGQERFRSLIPSYIRDSAAAVVVYDIANLNSFQQTSKWIDDVRTERGSDVIIMLVGNKTDLADKRQITTEEGEQRAKELNVMFIETSAKTGYNVKQLFRRVAAALPGMDSTPEKSKEDSILYMHSKLLLTNMTSLALKCQNQLVRFS
- the rab41 gene encoding ras-related protein Rab-41 isoform X2 → MSTTTGGGEFGNPLRKFKLVFLGEQSVGKTSLITRFMYDSFDNTYQATIGIDFLSKTMYLEDRTVRLQLWDTAGQERFRSLIPSYIRDSTIAVVVYDITNLNSFQQTSKWIDDVRTERGSDVIIMLVGNKTDLADKRQVSVEAAEKKARELGVMYIETSAKAGYNVKQLFRRVAAALPGMDSTPEKSKEDSILYMHSKLLLTNMTSLALKCQNQLVRFS
- the rab41 gene encoding ras-related protein Rab-41 isoform X1, whose translation is MSTTTGGGEFGNPLRKFKLVFLGEQSVGKTSLITRFMYDSFDNTYQATIGIDFLSKTMYLEDRTVRLQLWDTAGQERFRSLIPSYIRDSTIAVVVYDITNLNSFQQTSKWIDDVRTERGSDVIIMLVGNKTDLADKRQITTEEGEQRAKELNVMFIETSAKTGYNVKQLFRRVAAALPGMDSTPEKSKEDSILYMHSKLLLTNMTSLALKCQNQLVRFS